The following are encoded in a window of Toxoplasma gondii RH apicoplast, complete genome genomic DNA:
- a CDS encoding ribosomal protein S17 (in frame UGA codon predicted to encode tryptophan): MVIKIGYVITNKKNTKYKFILPFWKKNLKYKNIQLKIKSNFFHDSRKEFLQNFIVLVKFNCKQKKYNLIKILY; the protein is encoded by the coding sequence ATGGTTATTAAAATAGGTTACGTTATAACAAATAAAAAAAATACTAAGTATAAATTTATATTACCTTTTTGAAAAAAAAATTTAAAATATAAAAATATACAATTAAAAATTAAATCTAATTTTTTTCATGATTCTAGAAAAGAATTTTTACAAAATTTTATTGTATTAGTAAAATTTAATTGTAAGCAAAAAAAATATAATTTAATTAAAATTTTATATTAA
- the rpl2 gene encoding ribosomal protein L2 (in frame UGA codon predicted to encode tryptophan) — protein MILTFIKIKKYRIKYLIIKKQKAFGRNNLGFITCRAKGGGIKRNLYKILDSNFANYGMSFSSAFYVNIIYDSFRRIFLAVYFIINSIIKNIYRYFLLTKNLKIGSQINFGFKAPLKIGNALPLYKILLGSFIYNIEIRYKGKGSLVKNANHNAIILMIGDIYVTVKLPSGEIKLLLKNLFCILGQLEIRRKVNKNIKKHAGFNRKLSIRPKIRGAAMNAVDHPHGGGEGKASVGFKFARTLWGKAFKGIKTRKKNKHLSRFILQHRL, from the coding sequence ATGATACTAACTTTTATTAAAATTAAAAAATATAGAATTAAATATTTAATAATAAAAAAACAAAAAGCTTTTGGCAGAAATAATTTAGGTTTTATTACTTGTAGAGCTAAAGGTGGGGGGATTAAAAGAAATTTATATAAAATTTTAGATTCTAATTTTGCTAATTATGGAATGTCTTTTTCTTCAGCTTTCTATGTTAATATAATTTACGATTCATTTAGAAGAATTTTTTTAGCTGTATACTTTATTATAAATTCTATAATAAAAAATATTTATAGATATTTTCTTTTAACTAAAAATTTAAAAATAGGTTCTCAAATTAATTTTGGTTTTAAAGCACCTCTTAAAATTGGAAATGCTTTACCTTTATATAAAATATTATTAGGATCATTTATATATAATATAGAAATAAGATATAAAGGAAAAGGTAGTTTAGTTAAGAATGCTAATCATAATGCTATTATACTTATGATTGGAGATATTTATGTTACAGTAAAATTACCTTCTGGTGAAATTAAATTATTATTAAAAAATTTATTTTGTATTTTAGGTCAATTAGAAATTAGAAGAAAAGTTAATAAAAATATAAAAAAACATGCTGGATTTAATAGAAAATTATCTATAAGACCTAAAATCAGAGGAGCTGCAATGAATGCTGTTGACCATCCTCATGGAGGTGGAGAAGGAAAGGCTTCAGTTGGTTTTAAATTTGCTAGAACATTATGAGGAAAAGCTTTTAAAGGAATTAAAACAAGAAAGAAAAATAAACATTTATCTAGATTTATATTACAACATCGATTATAA
- a CDS encoding ribosomal protein S19 (in frame UGA codon predicted to encode tryptophan), protein MIKIIYRKLFIPNYFIKKSKYLYYSIKLYYKYLIITPFLIWKLMEVYTGKSFITINITKDKIGRSLQYFC, encoded by the coding sequence ATGATAAAAATTATTTATAGAAAATTATTTATACCTAATTATTTTATAAAAAAATCAAAATATTTATATTATAGTATTAAACTTTATTATAAATATTTAATTATAACACCTTTTTTAATTTGAAAATTAATGGAAGTTTATACTGGTAAATCTTTTATAACTATTAATATTACAAAAGATAAAATAGGAAGATCTTTACAATATTTTTGTTAA
- the rpl14 gene encoding ribosomal protein L14 has product MTQLNSFFYVSDNTGVKKIFSIQNITRNSFLVNTTDIILGIIKEISFKSSFKYSEIVYGFVVRLKKTQNIQNRYNYIFNENAVILIDKNFNPLGTRIFGLFPENLKNNNYLKLNSLVLNII; this is encoded by the coding sequence ATGACTCAATTAAATAGTTTTTTTTATGTTTCAGATAATACTGGAGTTAAAAAAATTTTTAGTATACAAAATATAACTAGAAATTCATTTTTAGTAAATACAACAGATATTATATTAGGGATTATTAAGGAAATTTCATTTAAATCCTCTTTTAAATATTCTGAAATAGTTTATGGTTTTGTAGTTAGATTAAAAAAAACTCAAAATATTCAAAATCGTTATAATTATATTTTTAATGAAAATGCAGTTATTTTAATTGATAAAAATTTTAATCCATTAGGAACTAGAATTTTTGGTTTATTTCCAGAAAATTTAAAAAATAATAATTACTTAAAATTAAATTCTTTAGTTTTAAATATAATTTAA
- a CDS encoding ribosomal protein L16 (in frame UGA codons predicted to encode tryptophan) yields MIIFKHSHRRSKLLKTIKPIKLTYGVWTIKLKKFLFCKQTFIDFLKKCFKFWKKSYNFKIYKVTINTKKSLESRMGGGKGDNLYKIFSFRPGTFLLEYYNLNKYQILYLFKLISWNKKYYFKFLKKKYI; encoded by the coding sequence ATGATTATTTTTAAACATTCACATAGAAGATCAAAATTATTAAAAACTATAAAACCTATTAAACTAACTTATGGTGTTTGGACTATTAAATTAAAAAAATTTTTGTTTTGTAAACAAACATTTATAGATTTTTTAAAAAAATGTTTTAAATTTTGAAAAAAATCTTATAATTTTAAAATTTATAAAGTTACAATTAATACCAAAAAATCTTTAGAAAGTAGAATGGGAGGAGGTAAAGGTGATAATTTATATAAAATTTTTTCATTTAGACCTGGTACTTTCCTTTTAGAATATTATAATTTAAATAAATATCAAATATTATATTTATTTAAATTAATTAGTTGAAATAAAAAATATTATTTTAAATTTTTAAAAAAGAAATATATATAA
- a CDS encoding ribosomal protein L6 (in frame UGA codons predicted to encode tryptophan) produces the protein MKTFKIISNIYKKNYISYFWIWDNKIKINRLILIFYNIKFILLYNNIYFFPFLNFKFLLISLFSQSNIIKKLFNLAEKNLNIDFFLKLHLIGVGYKIFYLKNILILMLNYSHIIKLKFLNFTDLNIQIEAANSIILKSINKSILGIFSSIIKLFRMNNNYDKNGIKNIYEYLKLNKLKLIKK, from the coding sequence ATGAAAACTTTTAAAATTATATCTAATATTTATAAAAAAAATTATATTTCTTATTTTTGAATTTGAGATAATAAAATTAAAATAAATAGGTTAATATTAATATTCTATAATATTAAATTTATATTATTATATAATAATATATATTTTTTTCCTTTTTTAAATTTTAAATTTTTATTAATTAGTTTGTTTTCTCAATCAAATATTATAAAAAAATTATTTAATTTAGCGGAAAAAAATTTAAATATTGATTTTTTTTTAAAATTGCATTTAATTGGAGTAGGATATAAAATATTTTATTTAAAAAATATTTTAATTTTAATGCTTAATTATAGCCATATTATTAAACTTAAGTTTTTAAATTTTACTGATTTAAATATACAGATTGAAGCTGCTAATAGTATTATTTTAAAAAGTATAAATAAAAGTATATTAGGAATTTTTAGTTCTATTATTAAATTATTTAGAATGAATAATAATTATGATAAAAATGGAATTAAAAATATTTATGAATATTTAAAATTAAATAAATTAAAATTGATAAAAAAATAA
- a CDS encoding ribosomal protein S3 (in frame UGA codons predicted to encode tryptophan), which yields MFGQRVNSLIFYSKLYSKYNNLWTIYLNSLNWNCYFLNIIKFINCLIYLKQKILLNNFNFFSLNNKYKFQLNINCIFYFYNYFLKLKIFIKEINNIKRIYKKIDNLNNLKQKYYIYINFLILKNPFSSITYLFYYVIKKFKQTLSLRKILKQLSLLILNIKKTSIKGIKILVSGKINGVVIAKKETCNYGLNYFNKYVYNIKYNVFYLKTKFGVLGFKFWIFLI from the coding sequence ATGTTTGGACAACGAGTTAATTCATTAATTTTTTATTCTAAACTTTATTCAAAATATAATAATTTATGAACAATATATTTAAATAGTTTAAATTGAAATTGTTATTTTTTGAATATTATTAAATTTATTAATTGTTTAATTTATTTAAAACAAAAAATTTTATTAAATAATTTTAATTTTTTTTCTTTAAATAATAAATATAAATTTCAATTAAATATAAATTGTATTTTTTATTTTTATAATTATTTTTTAAAACTTAAGATTTTTATAAAAGAAATTAATAATATTAAAAGAATTTATAAAAAAATAGATAATTTAAATAATTTAAAACAAAAATATTATATTTATATTAATTTTTTAATATTAAAGAATCCTTTTTCTTCTATAACTTATTTATTTTATTATGTTATAAAAAAATTTAAACAAACTTTATCTTTACGTAAGATTTTAAAACAACTTTCTTTATTAATACTTAATATTAAGAAAACTTCTATTAAAGGTATTAAAATTTTAGTTTCAGGTAAAATTAATGGAGTAGTTATAGCAAAAAAGGAAACATGTAATTATGGTTTAAACTATTTTAATAAATATGTTTATAATATAAAATATAATGTATTTTATTTAAAAACAAAATTTGGAGTTTTAGGATTTAAATTTTGGATATTTTTAATTTAA
- a CDS encoding ribosomal protein L4 (in frame UGA codon predicted to encode tryptophan) gives MINIFLTFPIRLWDNWQIYIKNYKFIIEFWFLYNTTFSEIIKFISLNLINELNIIKNFKISNTKNKAFSSYSNKKLRQQKGSGKARIGSKKSVLQKGGSVAFGLNLKRYFNPLIKKTLFLILKYLCLNKRTNIYIININTFNKYSVNFKDYLKLQVQLNGILIHKLLCLNLTKNNLVYFKFTKQGKQINFLKSNKLTCLKLLSFKYIFIFI, from the coding sequence ATGATAAATATTTTTTTAACATTTCCTATCAGATTATGGGATAATTGGCAAATTTATATTAAAAATTATAAATTTATAATTGAATTTTGATTTTTATATAATACTACTTTTTCAGAAATAATTAAATTTATAAGTTTAAATTTAATTAATGAATTAAATATTATTAAAAATTTTAAAATTAGTAATACAAAAAATAAAGCTTTTAGTAGTTATAGTAATAAAAAATTACGTCAACAAAAAGGATCAGGAAAAGCGAGAATAGGATCTAAAAAATCTGTATTACAAAAAGGAGGTTCAGTTGCTTTTGGTTTAAATTTAAAACGTTACTTTAATCCATTAATTAAAAAAACATTATTTTTAATTTTGAAATATTTATGTTTAAATAAACGAACTAATATATATATTATAAATATAAATACTTTTAATAAATATTCAGTTAATTTTAAAGATTATTTAAAATTACAAGTACAATTAAATGGAATTTTAATACATAAACTTTTATGTTTAAATTTAACTAAAAACAATTTAGTATATTTTAAATTTACAAAACAAGGTAAACAAATTAATTTTTTAAAAAGTAATAAACTTACTTGTTTAAAATTACTTTCTTTTAAATATATATTTATTTTTATTTAA
- a CDS encoding ribosomal protein S5 (in frame UGA codon predicted to encode tryptophan) — protein MFLKKKTFFILNFNKFSKQYFKYNKNIIFNNLIKQLYNFLFYLYILKDFIFYKYFFFKNKTYWYLINIFLFLLNLNFLKLLNININNSFNTISKIKKNISLYYIYIIKILLIFNYNLFLLFFYKTNKYNKILQKIIEIKKISKTKQKGRIRRFKVLLLIGAKNAWIGIGVSKDFYLQEAINKARFFAFKKIYFFYIILEKLFYYSNTINKIKCIIIYKPIFYGIQVSFLIQIFLDLLGYNVLIIKIFKHTTKYTLINFFIKLLIDLTN, from the coding sequence ATGTTTTTAAAAAAAAAAACTTTTTTTATTTTAAATTTTAATAAATTTTCTAAACAATATTTTAAATATAATAAAAATATAATATTTAATAATTTAATTAAACAGTTATATAATTTTTTATTTTATTTATATATTTTAAAAGATTTTATTTTTTATAAATATTTTTTCTTTAAAAATAAAACTTATTGGTATTTAATAAATATTTTTTTATTTTTATTAAATTTAAATTTTCTTAAATTATTAAATATTAATATAAATAATTCTTTTAATACTATTTCTAAGATTAAAAAAAATATATCTTTATATTATATATATATAATTAAAATTTTATTAATATTTAATTATAATTTATTTTTATTATTCTTTTATAAAACAAATAAATATAATAAAATTTTACAAAAAATAATAGAAATAAAAAAAATATCTAAAACAAAACAAAAAGGACGTATTAGAAGATTTAAAGTTTTACTTTTAATAGGAGCAAAAAACGCTTGAATAGGTATCGGAGTTTCTAAAGATTTTTATTTACAAGAAGCTATAAATAAAGCTCGTTTTTTTGCTTTTAAAAAAATATATTTTTTTTATATTATTTTAGAAAAATTATTTTATTATTCAAATACTATTAATAAAATTAAATGTATTATTATATATAAACCTATATTTTATGGTATACAAGTTTCATTTTTAATACAAATTTTCCTAGATTTATTAGGATATAATGTTTTAATAATTAAAATATTTAAACATACTACGAAATATACTTTAATTAATTTTTTTATAAAATTATTAATAGATTTAACTAATTAA